A genomic stretch from Frigoribacterium sp. PvP032 includes:
- a CDS encoding DUF349 domain-containing protein, which yields MTVATDDQAPWGRVDDDGTVYVREGDGERAVGQYPDATPAEALAYYERKYTELNGQVTLLEQRVKRGASASDVTKTVAHLKQLLVEPSAVGDVAALRTRVDALDSTVGELTEKQSAEAQEALAEAVAYRTSLVVEAETLAAQDPARVQWKQVTASVDDIFARWQKHQTEGPRIPKGEGNDLWKRFRAARSTIDQHRKAFYADLDATHREARQRKQALVEAADALAAKGADGIPEYRRLLDDWKRAGRAGKKYDDALWARFKRAGDVLYAAKGEIVAQDDAEYADNLTAKLALLDDAEKILTNGDRVSAREALTTIQLRWDEIGRVPRDQVRPVEDRLRKVESHVRQLDETHWEKNNPERKARSEGLASQLQDAITKLEDELAAAEAGGDARKVKEAREALDARRVWLDALGS from the coding sequence ATGACAGTGGCTACTGACGATCAGGCACCCTGGGGCCGCGTCGACGACGACGGAACCGTCTACGTGCGCGAGGGCGACGGCGAGCGGGCTGTGGGGCAGTACCCCGACGCCACGCCCGCCGAGGCCCTCGCCTACTACGAGCGCAAGTACACCGAGCTGAACGGGCAGGTCACCCTGCTCGAGCAGCGGGTCAAGCGGGGCGCGTCCGCCTCGGACGTGACCAAGACGGTGGCGCACCTGAAGCAGCTCCTCGTCGAGCCGAGCGCCGTCGGCGACGTCGCCGCGCTGCGCACCCGCGTCGACGCCCTCGACAGCACGGTGGGCGAGCTCACCGAGAAGCAGAGCGCCGAGGCACAGGAGGCGCTGGCCGAGGCCGTCGCCTACCGCACGTCCCTGGTCGTGGAGGCCGAGACCCTCGCCGCCCAGGATCCGGCACGCGTGCAGTGGAAGCAGGTCACCGCCTCCGTCGACGACATCTTCGCCCGCTGGCAGAAGCACCAGACCGAGGGGCCGCGGATCCCGAAGGGCGAGGGCAACGACCTCTGGAAGCGCTTCCGCGCGGCCCGGTCGACCATCGACCAGCACCGCAAGGCGTTCTACGCCGACCTCGACGCCACGCACCGCGAGGCCCGTCAGCGCAAGCAGGCCCTCGTCGAGGCGGCGGACGCACTGGCGGCCAAGGGCGCCGACGGCATCCCCGAGTACCGACGGCTGCTCGACGACTGGAAGCGCGCCGGCCGTGCCGGCAAGAAGTACGACGACGCGCTCTGGGCCCGCTTCAAGCGCGCCGGCGACGTGCTCTACGCCGCCAAGGGCGAGATCGTCGCGCAGGACGACGCCGAGTACGCCGACAACCTCACGGCCAAGCTCGCGCTGCTCGACGACGCGGAGAAGATCCTCACGAACGGCGACCGCGTGTCGGCTCGTGAGGCCCTGACCACGATCCAGCTCCGCTGGGACGAGATCGGTCGCGTGCCGCGCGACCAGGTGCGGCCCGTCGAGGATCGGCTGCGCAAGGTCGAGTCGCACGTCCGCCAGCTCGACGAGACGCACTGGGAGAAGAACAACCCCGAGCGCAAGGCACGCTCGGAGGGGCTCGCGAGCCAGCTGCAGGACGCCATCACCAAGCTCGAGGACGAGCTCGCCGCGGCCGAGGCCGGCGGCGACGCCCGCAAGGTGAAGGAGGCGCGCGAGGCTCTGGACGCGCGCCGCGTCTGGCTGGACGCCCTCGGGTCCTGA
- a CDS encoding peptidylprolyl isomerase: MAPSRNQDREARDRLRAYTARQRVHETQVLRRRRDNVLAAVGVVVVVGLAVVTQVVWDTDGSGAEATASASPSPSGTASATGDVPSSDIAEGRTWTGQLDLNDDVQLGIELDGAAAPQAASVIIDLTQQGFYTDTTCHRMSDAETAKFIQCGSANGDGTGDAGFTFGPLENVPADGLYPTGTIAMARGAEPDSQSTQFFVTYGDTYLDSSTGGYTVVGRVTSGLDQLTANVTDAGLTPSTAEVPNDGAPVVPTTITSLTLQ, translated from the coding sequence GTGGCACCGAGCAGGAACCAGGACCGTGAGGCACGCGACCGGCTGAGGGCGTACACGGCCCGCCAGCGGGTCCACGAGACGCAGGTGCTTCGCCGTCGTCGCGACAACGTCCTCGCCGCGGTCGGCGTCGTGGTGGTCGTCGGGCTCGCGGTCGTGACCCAGGTCGTGTGGGACACGGACGGCAGCGGCGCCGAGGCCACCGCCTCCGCCAGCCCCTCCCCCTCCGGGACCGCGTCGGCGACCGGCGACGTCCCGAGCTCGGACATCGCCGAGGGGCGCACGTGGACGGGCCAGCTCGACCTGAACGACGACGTGCAGCTCGGCATCGAGCTCGACGGGGCCGCGGCGCCCCAGGCCGCGTCGGTGATCATCGACCTGACGCAGCAGGGCTTCTACACGGACACGACCTGCCACCGGATGAGCGACGCCGAGACGGCGAAGTTCATCCAGTGCGGCTCGGCGAACGGGGACGGCACAGGCGACGCGGGCTTCACCTTCGGGCCCCTCGAGAACGTGCCCGCAGACGGCCTCTACCCGACGGGCACCATCGCGATGGCCAGGGGTGCCGAGCCGGACTCGCAGTCCACGCAGTTCTTCGTCACCTACGGCGACACGTACCTCGACTCGTCGACCGGCGGCTACACCGTCGTCGGGCGCGTGACCAGCGGTCTCGACCAGCTCACGGCGAACGTCACCGACGCGGGCCTCACGCCCTCCACGGCCGAGGTGCCGAACGACGGCGCCCCGGTCGTGCCGACCACGATCACGTCCCTGACGCTTCAGTAG
- a CDS encoding replication-associated recombination protein A, translating to MSPLPQSSTPLAVRMRPTSLDEVAGQRHLLRPGSPLVTLASDTTGEQGAVSVILWGPPGTGKTTLAQAIAHTSGRQFIELSAVTAGVKDVRQVMEKALTNRDLYGTTTVLFLDEIHRFTKAQQDALLPGVENGWVILIAATTENPSFSVITPLLSRSLLLTLEQLSDDDLGDLVRRAVVDPRGLADRVVLDDEALATIVRLASGDARRALTALEASAHSAAATAEEARGARPDDPSADADADYDPDAEYDDPDDADDRPVITAETVAQSVDRALLRYDRNGDEHYDVISAFIKSVRGSDVDAALHYLARMIEAGEDPRFICRRIIVSAGEDIGMADPNALTVAVSAATAVQMIGMPEGRIPMAEAVVYLATAPKSNRSYSALDAAIADVRAGAAGPVPKHLRDAHYPGAKRLGHGKGYKYSHDSEFGVVEQQYLPDELVGRTYYDPTANGNERDVAARLEKLRRITRGG from the coding sequence ATGAGCCCTCTCCCGCAGAGCTCGACCCCCCTCGCGGTCCGCATGCGCCCCACCAGCCTCGACGAGGTCGCCGGTCAGCGGCACCTCCTCCGGCCCGGCTCGCCGCTCGTGACCCTGGCGAGCGACACGACCGGCGAGCAGGGCGCCGTCTCCGTCATCCTCTGGGGCCCGCCCGGCACGGGCAAGACGACGCTGGCGCAGGCGATCGCCCACACGTCGGGGCGTCAGTTCATCGAGCTCTCCGCGGTGACGGCCGGCGTGAAGGACGTGCGGCAGGTGATGGAGAAGGCCCTCACCAACCGCGACCTGTACGGCACCACGACCGTGCTGTTCCTCGACGAGATCCACCGGTTCACGAAGGCCCAGCAGGACGCGCTGCTGCCCGGCGTCGAGAACGGCTGGGTGATCCTCATCGCCGCGACGACCGAGAACCCGTCCTTCTCGGTGATCACGCCCCTCCTCTCCCGGTCGCTCCTGCTCACGCTCGAGCAGCTGAGCGACGACGACCTCGGCGACCTCGTCCGACGCGCCGTCGTCGACCCCCGCGGGCTGGCCGACCGCGTCGTGCTGGACGACGAGGCGCTGGCGACGATCGTCCGTCTCGCGTCCGGCGACGCACGTCGCGCGCTGACGGCCCTCGAGGCCTCAGCCCACTCCGCGGCGGCCACGGCCGAGGAGGCGCGGGGGGCCAGGCCTGACGACCCGTCCGCCGACGCGGACGCCGACTACGACCCCGACGCCGAGTACGACGACCCGGACGACGCGGACGACCGGCCGGTGATCACGGCCGAGACGGTGGCCCAGTCGGTCGACCGCGCCCTGCTCCGCTACGACCGCAACGGCGACGAGCACTACGACGTCATCAGCGCGTTCATCAAGTCGGTGCGCGGCTCCGACGTCGACGCCGCCCTGCACTACCTGGCGCGGATGATCGAGGCCGGTGAAGATCCGCGCTTCATCTGCCGACGCATCATCGTGTCCGCGGGAGAGGACATCGGCATGGCCGACCCGAACGCCCTCACGGTGGCCGTCTCGGCGGCCACCGCCGTGCAGATGATCGGCATGCCAGAAGGGCGCATCCCGATGGCCGAGGCCGTCGTCTACCTCGCCACCGCACCGAAGTCGAACCGCTCGTACAGCGCCCTCGACGCCGCGATCGCCGACGTCCGCGCGGGCGCCGCAGGCCCGGTGCCGAAGCACCTCCGCGACGCGCACTACCCGGGCGCGAAGCGGCTCGGCCACGGCAAGGGCTACAAGTACTCGCACGACTCCGAGTTCGGGGTCGTCGAGCAGCAGTACCTGCCCGACGAGCTCGTCGGGCGCACCTACTACGACCCGACGGCCAACGGCAACGAACGCGACGTCGCCGCACGGCTCGAGAAGCTGCGGCGCATCACGCGCGGCGGCTGA
- the rpsD gene encoding 30S ribosomal protein S4 → MSTKSRTRSKTRLSRALGIALTPKAARYLEKRPYAPGEHGRTKRKTDSDYAVRLREKQRLRAQYGIREAQLKIVFNEARKASGLTGENLVELLETRLDALVLRAGFARTTAQARQMVVHRHILVDGKLVDRPSFRVKPGQMIHVKAKSETTEPFQVAAAGGHVDLLPKTPGYLEVEIDKLQARLVRRPKRAEVPVTCEVQLVVEYYAAR, encoded by the coding sequence ATGTCCACCAAGTCCCGCACCCGGAGCAAGACGCGTCTCTCGCGTGCTCTCGGCATCGCCCTCACCCCGAAGGCCGCCCGCTACCTCGAGAAGCGTCCCTACGCTCCCGGCGAGCACGGCCGCACCAAGCGCAAGACCGACAGCGACTACGCCGTCCGTCTCCGCGAGAAGCAGCGTCTGCGCGCCCAGTACGGCATCCGCGAGGCCCAGCTCAAGATCGTCTTCAACGAGGCCCGCAAGGCCTCCGGCCTGACCGGTGAGAACCTGGTCGAGCTGCTCGAGACCCGTCTCGACGCCCTAGTCCTGCGTGCCGGCTTCGCCCGCACCACGGCACAGGCCCGCCAGATGGTCGTGCACCGTCACATCCTCGTCGACGGCAAGCTCGTCGACCGCCCCTCGTTCCGCGTCAAGCCCGGCCAGATGATCCACGTCAAGGCCAAGAGCGAGACGACCGAGCCCTTCCAGGTCGCCGCGGCCGGCGGTCACGTCGACCTGCTGCCCAAGACCCCTGGCTACCTCGAGGTCGAGATCGACAAGCTGCAGGCCCGCCTCGTGCGTCGCCCGAAGCGCGCCGAGGTCCCCGTGACCTGCGAGGTCCAGCTGGTCGTCGAGTACTACGCCGCCCGCTAG
- the alaS gene encoding alanine--tRNA ligase: MQTAEIRRRWLDYFGERGHTVVPSASLVSDDPSLLFTVAGMVPFIPYLTGLVPTPWSRATSVQKCIRTNDIEEVGKTPRHGTFFQMNGNFSFGDYFKEEAIGYAWELLTSSEADGGLAFSPDDLWVTVYEEDDEAIALWKKVAGLPDERIQRLGKDTNYWHTGQPGPAGPCSEIFFDRGPAYGADGGPATDDDRYVEIWNLVFMQYQIENVRSKVDFDIVRELPNKNIDTGMGLERVAFLKQGVDNMYEIDQVRPVLDAASELSGRRYGAVHDDDVRMRVIADHVRSALMLMSDGVRPSNEGRGYILRRLLRRSVRSMRLLGVEGTTFPVLFAASRDAMKSAYPEVERDWDRISGLAFAEEETFLRTLAAGTSILDIAVDDTKKEAAAGTAPRLAGDTAFLLHDTFGFPIDLTLEIAEESGLTVDREAFDRLMSEQRARAKADAKSRKVALADLSVYSAFRAQGETVFTGYDVLDTETRVLGLIVDGASVDRAVAGDIAEVVLAETSLYAESGGQEADAGSIVGTGFDLEVLDVQKPVKGLVSHRVQVRSGEVGVGDAATSVVDPAYRRGATQAHSATHLVHAALREVLGPEAHQAGSYNKAGYLRLDFNWSQALSPATRSEVEEVANAAVRDDLAVTTRVLPLDEARSLGAMALFGEKYGETVRMVDIGGPWSRELCAGTHVATSAQIGLINLVSESSVGSTNRRVESLVGLDAFRDFAAERAIVSQLTSSLRTPREQLPERIGDLVSSLRAAEKKIAEFESAQLSLRVPALVEQAAPVGSLTVVAESVGTVKSTDELRSLVLSVRERLGSDSASVVALAADVAGKPAVIVATTAPARSAGVKAGQLARTAAGILGGGGGGKDDLAQGGGSDVAAIGTALTGIVAALRS, encoded by the coding sequence ATGCAGACCGCCGAGATCCGCCGCCGTTGGCTCGACTACTTCGGGGAGCGCGGGCACACCGTCGTCCCGTCCGCCTCGCTGGTCAGCGACGACCCGTCGCTGCTCTTCACCGTCGCCGGCATGGTGCCGTTCATCCCGTACCTGACCGGTCTCGTGCCGACTCCCTGGTCGCGGGCGACGAGCGTGCAGAAGTGCATCCGCACGAACGACATCGAAGAGGTCGGCAAGACCCCCCGCCACGGCACGTTCTTCCAGATGAACGGCAACTTCTCGTTCGGCGACTACTTCAAGGAGGAGGCGATCGGCTACGCCTGGGAGCTGCTGACCTCGAGCGAGGCCGACGGCGGTCTCGCGTTCTCGCCCGACGACCTCTGGGTCACGGTCTACGAGGAGGACGACGAGGCGATCGCCCTCTGGAAGAAGGTCGCCGGCCTGCCCGACGAGCGCATCCAGCGCCTCGGCAAGGACACGAACTACTGGCACACCGGCCAGCCCGGCCCCGCGGGCCCCTGCTCGGAGATCTTCTTCGACCGCGGACCTGCCTACGGCGCCGACGGCGGCCCCGCCACGGACGACGACCGCTACGTCGAGATCTGGAACCTCGTGTTCATGCAGTACCAGATCGAGAACGTCCGGTCGAAGGTCGACTTCGACATCGTCCGCGAGCTGCCGAACAAGAACATCGACACCGGCATGGGCCTCGAGCGCGTGGCGTTCCTCAAGCAGGGCGTCGACAACATGTACGAGATCGACCAGGTGCGACCCGTGCTCGACGCCGCCTCCGAGCTGTCGGGGCGTCGCTACGGAGCGGTCCACGACGACGACGTCCGCATGCGCGTCATCGCCGACCACGTGCGCAGCGCCCTGATGCTGATGAGCGACGGCGTCCGCCCGTCCAACGAGGGCCGGGGCTACATCCTCCGCCGCCTGCTGCGACGCTCGGTCCGCTCCATGCGCCTCCTGGGCGTCGAGGGCACCACCTTCCCCGTCCTGTTCGCGGCCTCGCGCGACGCCATGAAGTCGGCCTACCCCGAGGTCGAGCGCGACTGGGACAGGATCTCCGGCCTCGCCTTCGCCGAGGAGGAGACGTTCCTCCGCACCCTGGCTGCCGGCACGAGCATCCTCGACATCGCGGTCGACGACACCAAGAAGGAGGCGGCGGCCGGCACCGCGCCCCGCCTCGCCGGCGACACGGCCTTCCTGCTGCACGACACCTTCGGGTTCCCGATCGACCTCACCCTCGAGATCGCGGAGGAGAGCGGCCTCACGGTCGACCGCGAGGCGTTCGACCGGCTGATGAGCGAGCAGCGCGCCCGCGCCAAGGCCGACGCCAAGTCGCGCAAGGTGGCCCTCGCCGACCTGAGCGTCTACAGCGCCTTCCGCGCGCAGGGCGAGACGGTCTTCACCGGGTACGACGTGCTCGACACCGAGACGCGCGTGCTCGGCCTGATCGTCGACGGCGCGAGCGTCGACCGTGCCGTCGCGGGCGACATCGCCGAGGTGGTCCTCGCCGAGACGTCGCTGTACGCGGAGTCGGGCGGCCAGGAGGCCGACGCCGGCAGCATCGTCGGCACGGGCTTCGACCTCGAGGTGCTCGACGTGCAGAAGCCGGTCAAGGGGCTGGTCAGCCACCGTGTCCAGGTGCGGTCGGGCGAGGTCGGCGTCGGGGACGCCGCGACCAGCGTCGTCGACCCGGCCTACCGCCGCGGGGCCACGCAGGCCCACTCCGCGACCCACCTGGTGCACGCGGCGCTCCGGGAGGTGCTCGGCCCGGAGGCGCACCAGGCCGGCTCGTACAACAAGGCCGGCTACCTCCGCCTGGACTTCAACTGGAGCCAGGCGCTCAGCCCGGCCACCCGCAGCGAGGTCGAGGAGGTCGCGAACGCGGCCGTCCGCGACGACCTCGCGGTCACGACCCGCGTGCTGCCGCTCGACGAGGCCCGCTCGCTGGGCGCGATGGCGCTCTTCGGCGAGAAGTACGGCGAGACGGTCCGCATGGTCGACATCGGCGGCCCCTGGTCGCGCGAGCTCTGCGCGGGCACGCACGTCGCCACGAGCGCGCAGATCGGCCTGATCAACCTCGTCAGCGAGAGCTCGGTCGGCTCCACGAACCGCCGGGTCGAGTCGCTGGTCGGCCTGGACGCGTTCCGCGACTTCGCCGCGGAGCGGGCCATCGTGTCGCAGCTGACGTCCTCGCTCCGCACTCCTCGCGAGCAGCTCCCCGAGCGCATCGGCGACCTCGTGTCGAGCCTGCGCGCGGCCGAGAAGAAGATCGCCGAGTTCGAGTCGGCCCAGCTGTCGCTGCGCGTCCCGGCGCTCGTCGAGCAGGCGGCCCCCGTGGGCTCCCTGACCGTCGTCGCCGAGTCGGTGGGCACGGTCAAGTCGACCGACGAGCTGCGTTCGCTCGTCCTCTCCGTGCGAGAGCGCCTCGGCAGCGACTCCGCCTCCGTGGTGGCCCTGGCCGCCGACGTAGCGGGCAAGCCCGCCGTGATCGTCGCGACGACGGCGCCCGCCCGCTCGGCCGGCGTCAAGGCCGGGCAGCTGGCCCGCACGGCGGCCGGGATCCTCGGCGGCGGCGGCGGCGGCAAGGACGACCTGGCCCAGGGCGGCGGGTCCGACGTCGCAGCGATCGGCACGGCGCTCACGGGCATCGTCGCCGCGCTGCGGTCCTGA
- the ruvX gene encoding Holliday junction resolvase RuvX, giving the protein MRTGVRLGVDVGRARIGVARTDPSGMIATPVETVPRAASGSADVDTILGHVAELEAVEVVVGLPLSLSGGDTPSTGDARDFAAAIAARCPVPVRLVDERLSTVSAQTALRASGRKGKRQRSVIDQVAAVIIVQHALELERSSGLPPGHLVSAPVVDDGAGDRPDTDERR; this is encoded by the coding sequence GTGAGGACGGGCGTGCGCCTCGGCGTCGACGTGGGCAGGGCCCGCATCGGCGTCGCCCGCACCGATCCGTCGGGGATGATCGCCACGCCCGTCGAGACCGTGCCGCGGGCGGCGTCGGGCTCAGCCGACGTCGACACGATCCTCGGCCACGTGGCCGAGCTCGAGGCCGTCGAGGTCGTCGTCGGCCTCCCGCTCTCGCTGTCGGGAGGCGACACCCCGTCCACCGGCGACGCGCGGGACTTCGCGGCGGCCATCGCGGCCCGCTGTCCGGTGCCCGTGCGGCTGGTGGACGAACGGCTGTCGACGGTGAGCGCACAGACTGCACTTCGCGCCTCGGGACGCAAGGGCAAGAGACAACGATCCGTCATCGATCAAGTCGCCGCTGTTATCATCGTCCAGCACGCGCTCGAGCTCGAGCGGTCGAGCGGTCTCCCGCCCGGTCACCTCGTGAGCGCCCCGGTCGTCGACGACGGCGCCGGAGACCGACCCGACACCGACGAAAGACGATGA
- the mltG gene encoding endolytic transglycosylase MltG, with product MADDPNWDDIFASQPPTEAKGDAGRPPATAPTTRKATREQEKAPRRAERRSARDDAGHRPRRSRKGGIVLLVIALVVVGGGTAGVVAAWGAVAPLVAKLSGNDAPEDYPGSGNGTEVSFAITSGENGSDIATNLFDSGVTASFESVYSMLVADTTLTFQPGTYTLQQEMSATSAVTALQDSANRVTDRLVIPEGTAAVDVYSLISSATEIPEADVQAAAADVASFGLPAEATSLEGWLFPATYELDPGLDAHGYLQLLVDTMKQRLVDAGVAPADQQHVIVFASLIQREAGLADDYPKVARVFQNRLDDGMLLQSDATVAYGTGNTHRVTTTDEERGDESNPYNTYQHLGLPVGPISNPGDLAINAAIAPADGTWLYFVTTNLDTGETTFSTTLAEHEAAVKVWQAWMREHPEYQ from the coding sequence GTGGCCGACGATCCGAACTGGGACGACATCTTCGCCTCCCAGCCCCCCACCGAGGCGAAGGGCGACGCCGGTCGACCTCCCGCCACCGCCCCGACGACCCGCAAGGCGACCCGCGAGCAGGAGAAGGCGCCGCGTCGAGCTGAGCGCCGCTCCGCTCGGGACGACGCCGGCCACCGGCCCCGCCGCAGCCGCAAGGGCGGCATCGTCCTCCTCGTCATCGCCCTCGTCGTCGTGGGCGGCGGGACCGCCGGCGTCGTCGCCGCGTGGGGCGCGGTCGCGCCCCTCGTCGCGAAGCTGAGCGGTAACGACGCGCCGGAGGACTACCCGGGCAGCGGCAACGGGACCGAGGTCTCGTTCGCGATCACGAGCGGCGAGAACGGCTCGGACATCGCCACCAACCTCTTCGACAGCGGCGTCACCGCCAGCTTCGAGTCCGTCTACTCGATGCTCGTCGCGGACACGACCCTCACCTTCCAGCCCGGCACGTACACGCTGCAGCAGGAGATGAGCGCCACGTCGGCGGTCACCGCCCTGCAGGACAGCGCCAACCGGGTCACCGACAGGCTCGTGATCCCCGAGGGCACCGCCGCCGTCGACGTCTACAGCCTCATCTCGTCGGCGACCGAGATCCCCGAGGCCGACGTCCAGGCCGCAGCCGCCGACGTGGCGTCCTTCGGCCTCCCTGCCGAGGCCACGTCCCTCGAGGGGTGGCTGTTCCCCGCGACGTACGAGCTCGACCCCGGGCTCGACGCGCACGGCTACCTGCAGCTCCTCGTCGACACGATGAAGCAGCGGCTCGTCGACGCCGGGGTGGCCCCGGCCGACCAGCAGCACGTCATCGTCTTCGCCTCGCTGATCCAGCGTGAGGCCGGGCTCGCGGACGACTACCCCAAGGTGGCCCGTGTCTTCCAGAACCGCCTCGACGACGGCATGCTCCTGCAGTCCGACGCGACCGTCGCCTACGGCACCGGCAACACGCACCGGGTCACGACCACGGACGAGGAGCGCGGCGACGAGTCGAACCCGTACAACACGTACCAGCACCTCGGCCTGCCGGTGGGGCCCATCTCCAACCCGGGCGACCTCGCGATCAACGCGGCGATCGCGCCGGCGGACGGCACGTGGCTGTACTTCGTGACCACCAACCTCGACACGGGCGAGACGACGTTCTCGACGACGCTGGCCGAGCACGAGGCCGCCGTGAAGGTGTGGCAGGCGTGGATGCGGGAGCACCCCGAGTACCAGTGA
- a CDS encoding shikimate kinase has product MIGPMGAGKSSIGKKLSRRLGVRFLDTDRLLVQRHGPVAEIFATQGEPRFRELEREVVAEALASTGVVSLGGGAVLDPLTRERLLGASVVLLTVTPEAVAARIEGSSRPLLAQGGMDAWRAIALEREPVYRSLADLVVDTSRRPVSHVVDDVVAWLAAGTAAPTEPHHRQEDDA; this is encoded by the coding sequence ATGATCGGCCCCATGGGCGCCGGCAAGTCCAGCATCGGCAAGAAGCTGTCCCGGCGGCTGGGCGTCCGGTTCCTCGACACCGACCGCCTGCTCGTCCAGCGGCACGGCCCCGTGGCCGAGATCTTCGCGACGCAGGGCGAGCCGCGCTTCCGGGAGCTGGAGCGCGAGGTCGTCGCCGAGGCGCTCGCGTCGACCGGCGTGGTCTCGCTCGGAGGAGGCGCGGTGCTCGACCCGCTCACCCGGGAGCGCCTCCTGGGTGCCTCCGTCGTGCTCCTCACGGTGACGCCGGAGGCGGTGGCGGCCCGGATCGAGGGGTCGAGCCGGCCCCTGCTGGCCCAGGGCGGCATGGACGCCTGGCGGGCCATCGCGCTCGAGCGCGAGCCCGTCTACCGCAGCCTCGCCGACCTGGTCGTGGACACCTCCCGTCGCCCCGTCTCCCACGTCGTCGACGACGTCGTCGCCTGGCTGGCCGCCGGCACCGCCGCACCCACCGAACCCCACCACCGACAGGAAGACGACGCATGA
- the aroB gene encoding 3-dehydroquinate synthase: MTDETTDVTTIRVEGEAPYDVLVGHGVRSRIPELLGPQTKKVLIVHAPTLGRKANELRDALVEAGLEALIAEVPDSEDAKRVEVAAFCWQVLGQADFTRTDAVIGLGGGAVTDLAGFVAATWLRGVQLVQVPTTVLGMVDASVGGKTGINTAEGKNLVGAFWAPTAVVADLDMLDTLSRNEILAGFAEVVKAGFIAEPEILDIVEADVDRAVDPTTPEFRRVVELSIALKARVVGQDFTEQGLREILNYGHTLGHAVEHAERYQWRHGAAVSVGMVFAAELGRLTGRLSDEAVDRHRRILESLTLPTSYPLGRWNTLLATMQRDKKARAGMLRFIVLDDIGKPTVVTGPDSSLLFAAYQEIGS, from the coding sequence ATGACCGACGAGACGACCGACGTCACCACCATCCGCGTCGAGGGCGAGGCCCCCTACGACGTCCTCGTGGGCCACGGGGTCCGCTCCCGCATCCCCGAGCTGCTCGGACCGCAGACGAAGAAGGTCCTGATCGTCCACGCGCCGACGCTCGGCCGCAAGGCGAACGAGCTGCGGGACGCACTGGTCGAGGCGGGCCTCGAGGCCCTGATCGCCGAGGTCCCGGACTCGGAGGACGCCAAGCGCGTCGAGGTGGCGGCCTTCTGCTGGCAGGTGCTCGGCCAGGCCGACTTCACCCGCACCGACGCGGTGATCGGCCTCGGCGGGGGAGCCGTGACCGACCTCGCCGGATTCGTGGCCGCGACCTGGCTCCGGGGCGTGCAGCTCGTCCAGGTGCCCACCACGGTGCTCGGCATGGTCGACGCGAGCGTCGGCGGCAAGACCGGCATCAACACCGCCGAGGGCAAGAACCTCGTGGGCGCCTTCTGGGCTCCGACGGCCGTGGTGGCCGACCTGGACATGCTCGACACGCTGAGCCGGAACGAGATCCTCGCGGGCTTCGCCGAGGTCGTGAAGGCCGGCTTCATCGCCGAGCCCGAGATCCTCGACATCGTCGAGGCCGACGTCGACCGCGCCGTCGACCCGACGACCCCCGAGTTCCGGCGGGTCGTCGAGCTGTCGATCGCGCTCAAGGCGCGGGTCGTCGGACAGGACTTCACCGAGCAGGGCCTCCGCGAGATCCTCAACTACGGGCACACCCTCGGCCACGCCGTCGAGCACGCGGAGCGGTACCAGTGGCGGCACGGGGCCGCGGTGTCGGTCGGCATGGTCTTCGCCGCCGAGCTCGGCCGGCTGACCGGGCGCCTGTCCGACGAGGCCGTCGACCGTCACCGCCGCATCCTCGAGTCGCTGACCCTGCCGACGAGCTACCCGCTCGGCCGCTGGAACACGCTGCTCGCGACGATGCAGCGCGACAAGAAGGCCCGCGCGGGCATGCTGCGCTTCATCGTGCTGGACGACATCGGCAAGCCGACGGTCGTCACCGGCCCCGACTCGAGCCTCCTCTTCGCGGCGTACCAGGAGATCGGTTCCTGA